In Nycticebus coucang isolate mNycCou1 chromosome 9, mNycCou1.pri, whole genome shotgun sequence, the following are encoded in one genomic region:
- the LOC128593421 gene encoding lymphocyte antigen 6 complex locus protein G6d-like isoform X3 encodes MNPQFVGILLSTLLGAALGSRMRCYDCTGTPDSSCKETVTTCGEGERCGFLERRPQPGLGQTKLSENPSVTLIHQHPACVAAHHCNQVETESVGDVTYTTHRDCCLGDLCNSAVAGHVTPACILAGAATALACLLPGLWRG; translated from the exons ATGAATCCCCAGTTTGTTGGGATCCTGCTCAGCACTCTGCTGGGAGCTGCCTTGG GAAGCCGCATGCGGTGCTATGACTGCACTGGAACCCCTGACAGCTCCTGCAAAGAGACAGTGACCACCTGTGGCGAAGGTGAACGCTGTGGCTTCCTGGAGCGCAGACCTCAACCAGGCCTGGGACAGACCAAGCTATCTGAGAATC CCTCAGTGACCTTGATTCATCAACATCCGGCCTGCGTGGCAGCCCATCATTGCAATCAAGTAGAAACAGAATCGGTCGGAGATGTGACTTATACAACCCACAGGGACTGCTGCCTTGGAGACCTGTGCAATAGCGCTGTGGCAGGCCACGTGACCCCTGCGTGCATTTTGGCTGGAGCAGCTACAGCCCTGGCCTGTCTCTTGCCAGGACTGTGGAGAGGGTAG